The window AGCTCCTCGCGCACCATCGACATGAGCGCGGGGATCGACGGGTCGTTGACGGTCACCGGGCGGATCTCCAGGTGCACGCCCGCGAACCCGTCCGAAGCCACCCCGGCGACCGCCGGGGCGAGCGCCGCGCGGGCCTGTTCGTCGAGCCGGTCCCGCAGCAGCGAGGACCCGCTCTCCACGTGCCGCAGCCACGCCAGCGCGCGCACGTCGGGGTACTCCCGCTCCAGCCAGGACAGCAGGGAACCGGTGTCCTCCACCCGCTCGACCGCGCCCTCGGCGTCGATCTCGCCCGCGTACACGTACACCGTGTCCACCCCGCCGGTGTCGAGCACCCGCGCCAGGGGACCGGTGTCCTCCCAGGAGCCCACCCAGGCCGCGTCGGAGCCCCGGGAGACCGCCCACGGCGCCGGTTCACCCGAGAACTGGAAGGCCAGCAGGGCCCCCGCGCCGGCCACCACGACCGCGATCGCGGCCACACCCGCCAGCAACCGTGTCAACAGCCACTTCAACCGCCCGCTCCTCCCACGTCCCCGACCGCGGGCGCTCCCCGCCCGCCCGTCGCCCGCCACCACCCTCAACGGCGGCGGCGCGCGCCCGGTGCCTGCCAGCACGGCCCGTTCCCGGTCCCGGGTCACATAATCTGGACACCAGACCCGCGCCCGCGCCCCATACTGCCCCACGGGCCGCTGCCGTCACCGAGAGAGGGCACCCGGCCGCCGTGGGATGATGGACGACGCCGTCGGCCTCCGCCGCGGCGGGGCGACACCGCCGCGAGGCGCACACGACCCGGACCCGACCTGTGAACGGAGCACGGTGGCACAGCCGAACTGGACCGATCCCGCGCTGATCCGCAACTTCTGCATCATCGCGCACATCGACCATGGCAAGTCGACGCTGGCCGACCGGATGCTCCAGATCACCGGTGTCGTCGAGGACCGCCAGATGCGCGCCCAGTACCTGGACCGCATGGACATCGAGCGCGAGCGCGGCATCACCATCAAGTCGCAGGCGGTGCGCATCCCCTTCACCGCCGTCGACGACAAGACCTACACGCTCGACCTCATCGACACCCCCGGGCACGTCGACTTCACCTACGAGGTCTCGCGCTCCCTGGCCGCCTGCGAGGGCGCCGTCCTGCTGGTGGACGCCGCGCAGGGCATCGAGGCGCAGACCCTGGCCAACCTGTACATGGCCCTGGAGAACGACCTCACCATCATCCCGGTGCTCAACAAGATCGACCTCCCGGCCGCGCAGCCGGAGAAGTACGCCGAGGAGCTGGCCGGGATCATCGGCTGCGAGCCCTCCGACGTGCTCAGGGTCAGCGCCAAGACGGGCGAGGGCGTCGAGGAGCTCCTCAACGAGATCGTCAACCAGATCCCGCAGCCCGTCGGCGACGCCGACGCCCCGGCCCGCGCGATGATCTTCGACTCGGTGTACGACACCTACCGCGGCGTGGTCACCTACGTCCGGGTCATCGACGGCAAGCTCAGCCCGCGCGAGCGCATCCAGATGATGTCCACCCGCGCCTCGCACGAGATCCTGGAGATCGGCGTCAGCTCGCCCGAGCCCACCAAGTGCGACGGGCTGGGGGTGGGAGAGGTCGGCTACATCATCACCGGCGTCAAGGACGTGCGCCAGTCCAAGGTCGGTGACACCATCACCGCCCTCAACCGGCCCGCGACCGAGATGCTGTCCGGGTACCGCGAGCCCAAGCCCATGGTGTTCTCGGGTCTGTACCCGATCGAGGGCACCGACTACCCGGTGCTGCGCGACGCCCTGGAGAAGCTCCAGCTCAACGACGCCGCCCTGGTCTTCGAGCCGGAGACCTCCGCCGCCCTGGGCTTCGGCTTCCGCTGCGGCTTCCTGGGCCTGCTGCACCTGGAGATCACCAGGGCCCGCCTGGAGCGCGAGTTCAACCTCGACCTCATCTCCACCGCGCCCAACGTCGTCTACCGGGTGGACATGGAGGACGGCACCGAGCACGTGGTGACCAACCCCAGCGAGTTCCCCGCCGGGAAGATCGACTCCATCTACGAGCCGATGGTCAAGGCCACCGTGCTCAGCCCCGCCGACCACATCGGCCAGATCATGGAGCTGTGCCAGGAGCGGCGCGGCGACCTCCAGGGCATGGACTACCTGTCCGAGGACCGCGTGGAGATGCGCTACACGCTTCCCCTGGCCGAGATCGTCTTCGACTTCTTCGACCACCTCAAGTCCCGCACCAAGGGCTACGCGTCACTGGACTACGAGCCCACCGGGGAGAAGGCCTCCGACCTGGTCAAGGTGGACATCCTGCTCCAGGGCGAGGCCGTCGACGCCTTCTCCGCCATCGTGCACAAGGACAAGGCCTACGCCTACGGCGTGGAGATGACCAAGAAGCTGCGCGAGCTCATCCCCCGGCAGCAGTTCGAGGTGCCCATCCAGGCCGCCATCGGCGCCCGGGTGATCGCCCGCGAGAACATCCGCGCCATCCGCAAGGACGTGCTCTCCAAGTGCTACGGCGGCGACATCAGCCGTAAGCGCAAGCTGCTGGAGAAGCAGAAGGAGGGCAAGAAGCGGATGAAGATGGTCGGCCGGGTCGAGGTGCCCCAGGAGGCCTTCATCTCCGCGCTGTCCACCGACACCGGCGGCTCCGACGACAAGAAGAAGAAGTAGTAGCAGCAGCCCCGCCCCCACGTGCTCGCACGTAGGGGAAGCGGAAGGGGGGCGCCCCGAGCCGGGGCGCCCCCTTCCGCGTTCTCCCCGGTACCGCCTCAGCCCTTGACCGCTCCCGCGGTCAGGCCCTCGGTGATGTAGCGCTGGAGGAACCAGAACACCGCCAGGGTGGGCAGGGACAGCATGATGGCGCCCACCGCGAACATCCCGAAGTTCGCGTTGCGCTGCGAGGCCACCAGCTGGTACAGCCCCAGGCCCAGCGTCTTGGCGTCGGTGTCGCGCAGGAACACGCTCGCCATCAGGAACTCGTTGATGGTGGAGATGAACACCAGCAGGCCCACGATCGCCAGCACCGGTGTGACCAGCGGCAGCATGATCCGGAAGAACACCTGCGCGTGCGAGGCCCCGTCCATCTGCGCGGACTCGTCCAGCTCCTTCGGCACGGTGTCGAAGAAGCCCTTCATCAGCCACGTGTTGATGCTCAGCGCGCCGCCCAGGTAGACCAGCAGCAGCCCCCACCGGGTGTCGAAGCCGATCGCCGGGTAGTACTCGCCGATCGTGGAGAACATCAGGTAGATCGCCACGATCGCCAGGAACTGCGGGAACATCTGGATCACCAGCAGCCCGATCAGCCCCACCCGGCGGCCCCGGAAGCGCATGCGGCTGAACGCGTACGCGGCCAGTGCCGACAGCAGCACCGTCACGGCGGCGTTGGTGAAGGCGAAGAACAGCGAGTTCGCGTACCAGGTGGTGAACGGGGTGTTGCTGAACAGGTCGACGGCGTTGTCCAGACTGGCCCCGGTCGGCCACAGCTGCGCGCTGGACAGCGTGCCCAGCGGGTTGAGCGCCGCCGACACCACGAACAGCACAGGGAAGAGCGCGAACGCCACGACCACCAGCATCACCACGTGGCGCCAGCCGTACCTGCGGGCCCACAGGCCCAGACGGACTCCGGTACCGCGCCGGTGGGGGGCGCGTACCGCGTCCGGGGTTGCGACCGCCATCAGTCCACCTCCTTGAGGGCCTTGCTCCTGCTGAGGCTGACCACCGACATCACCGACACGATCAGGAAGATCATCACCGACAGCGCCGCCGCGTACCCGTACTGGGCGGTGGCCTCGTTGAAGGCGAGCCGGTAGGTGTAGGTGATGAGCAGGTCCGTGGCACCGGCCGTCGGGCTCTCCGGGGAGAAGGGGCCGCCCTGGGTGATCAGCCACACCGCGTTGAAGTTGTTGAAGTTGAACGCGAACGTCGAGACCAGGATCGGCGTCATCGCCACCATCAGGAGCGGCAGGGTGACGTTGCGGAAGGCCTGCCAGGGGCCCGCGCCGTCGATCTGCGCGGCCTGGCCCAGCTCGCGCGGGACGGCCTGGAGGGCTCCCGTGGCCACCAGGAACATGTACGGGTAGCCCAGCCAGACGTTGGCCAGGATCACCGCCGCCCGGGCCGACCAGGCGTCGCCCAGCCAGTCCACCTCCAGGCCGAGCACCCGGTTGAACAGGCCGAAGTCGGTGTTGAACATGTCCCGCCACAGCAGGAACATCGCCAGCGAGCTCATCGCGTACGGCAGGACCACCAGGATCCGGTACACGACCCTGCCGCGCAGCCTGGGCACGTGCAGGGTGAGCGCGATCGCCAGGCCCACCACGAACACCAGGAAGGTGACGGAGGCGGCGAAGGCGATGTTCCACACCAGGATGCTGAAGAACGACGACGCGAAGGTCGGGTTGAACAGGAAGCGGGCGAAGTTGTCGAAGCCCACGCCGACCTGCCAGCCCTGGGCGAGCCGCTCCCCGTCCTCGTCGTAGAACGCGCCGCGCTCGTTGTCCGCGTGGTAGACGATCCCGGTCCCGGCGTCGGTGATGCAGTCGCACCCGGCGTCGTAGGCGCGGGTCGCGGTCCCCTCGAAGGCGGTGGACAGGCCGCTGGAGCGGATGCCCGTGCCGCTGCCGGTGGGCACCGCGAACGCCTGGAGCTCGTCGCTGCGGGCGTTGACCTGGGTGGGGGACAGGATCGTGTACCCGAAGGCCTCGGCGACCTTGCCCGAGGGCTCCACGGTCGCGCCGTCGAGCTCGGTGAGCCCCTCCTCGGTTCCGGCGTAGGCCCGGCCCTCGGGGCCGGTGAGCAGGAAGACCAGCTCACCGGTCTCGGGCGAGCCGGTGACCGCCACGGTCAGGGTGTACTCCTGGGCCCCGTCCGGGCTGCTCACCGAGTAGGCCTCGATGGAGGCGATGGCCTGTTCCTTGTCGCCCCGGTGGCCGTCGCTGAGGTTGGTCACCGAGGTGCTCATCGTGTAGAGCACCGGCAGGATCTGGAAGGTGAGCAGGAACAGCACGCCCGGGACCAGGTACTTGACCGGGACGGTGCGCTTGGACAGGTAGACCCAGTAGACGAGGCCGACCACGGCCACGACCAGGCCGATGCCCCACCAGCTGCCCGCCACGTACAGGGGCAGCACCGCCCACACGCCCAGGGCGGTGAACAGGCCCAGCAGGGCGATCTTGACCAGCTGCCCGGCCAGTGAACCGCTCCCGGCGAACCGGCCGCCCGGCAGGGGCGTGCGTGCGGGCGCCCCCGGTGAGGGAGCGCCCGCTGTCTTCTTGGACGCCACCGCTACTCGCCGATCTGCGAGGCGATCGTTTCGTGGGTGGCCTCCATGGCCTCGCGCACGTCCTCACCGGCGATGACGGCGGCCTGGGCGATGCCCAGCGGCTCCCACGTCTCGCCCATCTCCGGGATGGAGGGCATCGGCATGCCCTCGGCCCCGGCCTCGGCCTCGGAGATCGCGGCGATGGTGGGGTCGTCGGCCGAGACGCTCTCCAGGGCCTCGGTCTGCACCGGCATGCGGGGGTCGGCCTCGTAGAGGCTGAGGACGAAGTCGGTGTCGGTGACGTAGTTGGTCACGAACTCCTGGGCCAGGGCGCTGTTGGCGCTGCCCTCGGTGACGAAGAACGCCTGGTAGCCGATGTAGGGGCTGGCGGGCTCCTCGCCCTCGAAGCCGGGGATGGGGCTGATCTCGTAGTTGACGCCCGCCTCGTTGGCGTCGGCGACGTTCCACGGACCCGCGACGAAGAAGGGGGCCTCGCCCTCGTAGAACAGGGAGGCGTCGTTCTCCAGGGTGATGGAGCGGCGCAGCACGCCCTCCCCGGCCTCGCCGTACTCGGCGACCTTCTCCATGGCCGCGATGGACTCGTCGGTGCCCACGCCCAGGTCGGTCGGGTCCCAGTTGCCCTCCTCGTCCTGGCCGAAGAGGTAGCCGCCCGCGGAGGTGAACAGGGCGTTCATCCGGTAGGGGTCGCCCTCCTGGCCCACGGCCATGGACAGGACCTCGCTGGTCTCACCGGAGTCCTTGAGCTCGGTGCCGACCTCGACCATCTCCTCGAAGGTCGCGGGGGCGTCCGGCGCCAGGTCGGTGTTGCGCATGAGGAAGATGTTCTCCTGGGAGTAGGGAACACCGAAGAGCTGGCCGTCGTAGTTGAGGGCCTGCAACGAGGTCTCGTCCAGGCCGGAGGCGCGGTCCTGGGGCAGCTCGATGGGCTGGACGGCGCCGTTGCGCACGAGGTTGCCCGTCCAGTCGTGGGCGCCGATGAAGACGTCGGGGGCGTTTCCGGCCTGGTGGGCGTTGAGCACGTCGCCCTGGATGTCGCCGAAGGTCAGGCCCTGGACCTCGACCTCGATGCCGTTGGCCTCGGCGAACTCCTGGGCGGCCGCCTTGATGGCGTCGGCGCGCTCGGGGTCGGACCAGATGACGAGGCTGCCCTCGGCGGCGGCCTCCCCGCCCTCGTCGCCACCACTGCACGCGGTCGCCATCAGTGCGATCGCGGCGATGCCCGTGACCGCTCGTGCGCTGCGGAATCTCATGCTGTCTTCCTTCCGGGAGGCCGTGCTGAGGAGGTCGCGCATGCGTTCCGGCCGTCGAGGGCATGCGTGGTGATGTGACGCTAGCAATAACTTGCAAGCTTTGAAAGAGTTTGCGGATCTCCCGCATAAAGATGTGGAAACGCCACGGAAACGGGCGCGTGACATCGTGCGCTGGGTAGCGGTGCGGTGACCGTTCGCTGATAGATCCTGTGATGGGCAGCGATTTCGTAACACCATTGAACACGCCGTCGCGGACCACTCGAACCCGGTTCGGGTCCGGCCCGCCGCAGGGTGTCGGCGGGGAGCCTCCTCTGGAGGCGCGC is drawn from Nocardiopsis dassonvillei subsp. dassonvillei DSM 43111 and contains these coding sequences:
- the lepA gene encoding translation elongation factor 4, producing MAQPNWTDPALIRNFCIIAHIDHGKSTLADRMLQITGVVEDRQMRAQYLDRMDIERERGITIKSQAVRIPFTAVDDKTYTLDLIDTPGHVDFTYEVSRSLAACEGAVLLVDAAQGIEAQTLANLYMALENDLTIIPVLNKIDLPAAQPEKYAEELAGIIGCEPSDVLRVSAKTGEGVEELLNEIVNQIPQPVGDADAPARAMIFDSVYDTYRGVVTYVRVIDGKLSPRERIQMMSTRASHEILEIGVSSPEPTKCDGLGVGEVGYIITGVKDVRQSKVGDTITALNRPATEMLSGYREPKPMVFSGLYPIEGTDYPVLRDALEKLQLNDAALVFEPETSAALGFGFRCGFLGLLHLEITRARLEREFNLDLISTAPNVVYRVDMEDGTEHVVTNPSEFPAGKIDSIYEPMVKATVLSPADHIGQIMELCQERRGDLQGMDYLSEDRVEMRYTLPLAEIVFDFFDHLKSRTKGYASLDYEPTGEKASDLVKVDILLQGEAVDAFSAIVHKDKAYAYGVEMTKKLRELIPRQQFEVPIQAAIGARVIARENIRAIRKDVLSKCYGGDISRKRKLLEKQKEGKKRMKMVGRVEVPQEAFISALSTDTGGSDDKKKK
- a CDS encoding sugar ABC transporter permease; translated protein: MAVATPDAVRAPHRRGTGVRLGLWARRYGWRHVVMLVVVAFALFPVLFVVSAALNPLGTLSSAQLWPTGASLDNAVDLFSNTPFTTWYANSLFFAFTNAAVTVLLSALAAYAFSRMRFRGRRVGLIGLLVIQMFPQFLAIVAIYLMFSTIGEYYPAIGFDTRWGLLLVYLGGALSINTWLMKGFFDTVPKELDESAQMDGASHAQVFFRIMLPLVTPVLAIVGLLVFISTINEFLMASVFLRDTDAKTLGLGLYQLVASQRNANFGMFAVGAIMLSLPTLAVFWFLQRYITEGLTAGAVKG
- a CDS encoding ABC transporter permease subunit; translation: MASKKTAGAPSPGAPARTPLPGGRFAGSGSLAGQLVKIALLGLFTALGVWAVLPLYVAGSWWGIGLVVAVVGLVYWVYLSKRTVPVKYLVPGVLFLLTFQILPVLYTMSTSVTNLSDGHRGDKEQAIASIEAYSVSSPDGAQEYTLTVAVTGSPETGELVFLLTGPEGRAYAGTEEGLTELDGATVEPSGKVAEAFGYTILSPTQVNARSDELQAFAVPTGSGTGIRSSGLSTAFEGTATRAYDAGCDCITDAGTGIVYHADNERGAFYDEDGERLAQGWQVGVGFDNFARFLFNPTFASSFFSILVWNIAFAASVTFLVFVVGLAIALTLHVPRLRGRVVYRILVVLPYAMSSLAMFLLWRDMFNTDFGLFNRVLGLEVDWLGDAWSARAAVILANVWLGYPYMFLVATGALQAVPRELGQAAQIDGAGPWQAFRNVTLPLLMVAMTPILVSTFAFNFNNFNAVWLITQGGPFSPESPTAGATDLLITYTYRLAFNEATAQYGYAAALSVMIFLIVSVMSVVSLSRSKALKEVD
- a CDS encoding sugar ABC transporter substrate-binding protein, which encodes MRFRSARAVTGIAAIALMATACSGGDEGGEAAAEGSLVIWSDPERADAIKAAAQEFAEANGIEVEVQGLTFGDIQGDVLNAHQAGNAPDVFIGAHDWTGNLVRNGAVQPIELPQDRASGLDETSLQALNYDGQLFGVPYSQENIFLMRNTDLAPDAPATFEEMVEVGTELKDSGETSEVLSMAVGQEGDPYRMNALFTSAGGYLFGQDEEGNWDPTDLGVGTDESIAAMEKVAEYGEAGEGVLRRSITLENDASLFYEGEAPFFVAGPWNVADANEAGVNYEISPIPGFEGEEPASPYIGYQAFFVTEGSANSALAQEFVTNYVTDTDFVLSLYEADPRMPVQTEALESVSADDPTIAAISEAEAGAEGMPMPSIPEMGETWEPLGIAQAAVIAGEDVREAMEATHETIASQIGE